One Betaproteobacteria bacterium genomic window carries:
- a CDS encoding type II toxin-antitoxin system HicB family antitoxin, which yields MKRDFDVVVERDGEGFYVASVPSLPGCHTQAKSLDELMVRIREAIELCLEVQGGKPESLQFIGVQRVTVADGDAA from the coding sequence ATGAAAAGGGATTTTGACGTTGTGGTGGAGCGGGATGGCGAGGGCTTCTACGTGGCCTCCGTGCCCTCTTTGCCGGGGTGTCATACCCAGGCAAAATCTCTTGACGAATTAATGGTTCGCATCCGCGAAGCAATCGAACTCTGCCTTGAGGTGCAAGGCGGTAAGCCTGAATCTCTCCAGTTCATCGGTGTTCAGCGCGTAACCGTA